In Alosa sapidissima isolate fAloSap1 chromosome 4, fAloSap1.pri, whole genome shotgun sequence, the following are encoded in one genomic region:
- the LOC121706685 gene encoding retinoic acid receptor gamma-A-like isoform X2 produces the protein MFDCVEALGVAPRPLYDVSAQGSCMLRKVSSFFPNLESFSWAATMQSVETQSTSSEEMVPSSPSPPPPPRIYKPCFVCQDKSSGYHYGVSSCEGCKGFFRRSIQKNMVYTCHRDKNCQINKVTRNRCQYCRLQKCFEVGMSKEAVRNDRNKKKKDIKEEVVLPESYELSGELEELVNKVSKAHQETFPSLGQLGKYTTNSSADTRVQLDLGLWDKFSELSTKCIIKIVEFAKRLPGFTTLTIADQITLLKSACLDILMLRICTRYTPEQDTMTFSDGLTLNRTQMHNAGFGPLTDLVFAFAGQLLPLEMDDTETGLLSAICLICGDRMDLEEPERVDRLQEPLLEALKLYARRRRPNKPHMFPRMLMKVTDLRGISTKGAERAVTLKTEIPGPMPPLIREMLENPEVFEEAAEAARAAESASGASTASASTQPPPAIQAIKREREEEESTLEEEDDDEEDGDEDRERGGDSDDEAWGLTPPDPTRKGATGRAQ, from the exons ATGTTTGACTGTGTGGAGGCCCTGGGGGTGGCCCCCAGGCCCCTGTACGATGTGTCCGCCCAGGGCTCCTGCATGCTGCGCAAGGTCAGCTCCTTCTTCCCCAACCTGGAGTCCTTCTCATGGGCTGCCACCATGCAGT CGGTGGAGACGCAGAGCACCAGTTCAGAGGAGATGGTCCCcagctccccctcccctccccctccaccgcGCATCTACAAGCCATGCTTCGTGTGCCAGGACAAATCCTCCGGCTACCATTATGGAGTCAGCTCCTGCGAGGgatgcaag GGCTTCTTCCGGCGCAGCATCCAGAAGAACATGGTGTACACCTGCCACCGAGACAAGAACTGCCAGATCAACAAGGTGACGCGCAACCGCTGCCAGTACTGCCGGCTGCAGAAGTGCTTCGAGGTCGGCATGTCCAAAGAAG ctgtgaGGAATGACaggaataagaagaagaaggacaTTAAGGAGGAGGTGGTGCTTCCGGAGAGCTATGAGTTGAGTGGAGAACTGGAGGAGCTGGTCAACAAAGTTAGCAAGGCCCACCAGGAGACTTTCCCCTCACTCGGCCAGCTGGGCAAATACACTACT AACTCTAGTGCGGACACCAGAGTGCAGCTGGATCTGGGGCTGTGGGACAAGTTCAGTGAGCTCTCCACCAAGTGCATAATCAAGATCGTAGAGTTTGCCAAACGCTTGCCCGGATTCACCACTCTCACCATCGCTGATCAAATCACCCTGCTCAAATCAGCATGCCTAGATATCCTG atGCTGCGTATCTGCACGCGCTACACTCCAGAGCAGGACACCATGACCTTCTCAGATGGGCTAACGCTCAAccgcacacaaatgcacaacgCTGGCTTCGGCCCCCTCACTGACCTAGTGTTTGCATTTGCCGGGCAACTGCTGCCCCTGGAGATGGacgacacagagacaggcctcCTCAGTGCCATCTGCCTGATCTGTGGAG ACCGTATGGACCTGGAGGAGCCAGAGCGTGTCGACCGGCTGCAAGAACCGCTGCTAGAGGCACTGAAGCTGTACGCTCGTCGCCGCCGCCCCAACAAACCCCACATGTTCCCACGCATGCTCATGAAGGTTACTGACCTCAGAGGCATCAGCACCAAag gagcCGAGCGAGCCGTCACGCTGAAGACGGAGATCCCCGGCCCCATGCCGCCTCTAATCCGCGAGATGCTGGAGAACCCAGAAGTGTTCGAGGAGGCCGCAGAGGCCGCCAGGGCGGCTGAGAGTGCCAGCGGGGCCTCCACTGCCTCAGCCTCCACCCAGCCACCCCCCGCCATCCAGGCCATCAAGCGCGAGCGCGAGGAAGAGGAATCGaccctggaggaggaggacgatgaTGAAGAGGATGGGGACGAGGACAGAGAGCGAGGAGGGGACAGCGACGACGAGGCCTGGGGCCTAACGCCGCCTGACCCCACGAGGAAAGGCGCCACAGGTCGAGCCcagtga